The proteins below are encoded in one region of Bacteroides uniformis:
- a CDS encoding endonuclease/exonuclease/phosphatase family protein: MKRNLFLSVLFVLMFAPAHAQQVNILSYNVHNCIGMDKEYNYRRIANVISQTSPDIVALQELDSVTVRNKGIHALGELEKLTGMHGTYAAAIPFQGGSYGIGILSREIPIKYKIIPMPGREEKRTLIIAEFKDYVFCATHQSLTPEDQLLAVPLIEKALQNVDKPIFMAGDMNSAPASVPQLELAKHFATLNDTTSYTFPADRPNRCIDYIYGYSKNGYRFDVQYRKVIEDTISSDHRPVQVIVQVKGK, translated from the coding sequence ATGAAACGAAATTTATTTCTATCAGTACTTTTTGTACTGATGTTCGCACCTGCCCATGCACAGCAAGTGAACATATTGTCCTATAACGTACATAATTGCATAGGTATGGACAAGGAGTACAATTACCGGCGCATTGCCAATGTTATCAGTCAAACTTCTCCGGACATAGTCGCCCTGCAGGAACTTGACAGTGTAACGGTGCGCAACAAAGGAATCCATGCTCTCGGAGAACTAGAAAAACTGACCGGAATGCACGGGACTTATGCAGCAGCCATTCCTTTTCAGGGTGGAAGCTACGGCATCGGAATCCTCTCCAGAGAGATACCCATAAAATACAAAATCATTCCAATGCCCGGACGGGAAGAAAAACGTACCCTCATTATTGCAGAATTTAAAGATTATGTATTTTGTGCCACACACCAGTCCCTCACTCCAGAAGACCAGCTCCTTGCCGTACCATTGATAGAAAAAGCCTTGCAAAACGTCGATAAGCCCATCTTTATGGCAGGCGACATGAACTCTGCACCAGCAAGCGTTCCCCAGCTGGAATTGGCAAAACATTTTGCCACCCTCAATGACACAACCTCTTATACTTTCCCGGCAGACCGTCCCAACCGATGTATAGACTACATCTACGGCTATTCCAAGAATGGGTATCGGTTTGACGTACAATACCGGAAAGTCATAGAAGACACCATTTCATCCGACCATCGTCCGGTTCAAGTCATTGTACAAGTTAAAGGGAAATAA
- a CDS encoding prephenate dehydratase translates to MKKVAIQGTLGSYHDIAAHKYFEGEEIELICCANFEDVFGAIKKDSQTIGMLAIENTIAGSLLHNNELLRQSGAQIVGEYKLRISHSFVCLPDEDWDDITEVNSHPIALMQCREFLGQHPGIKVVEGEDTARSAEIIQQEHLKGHAAICSKAAAERYGMKVLQEGIETNKHNFTRFLVVADPWQVDELNRHRSKDVNKASMVFTLPHTEGSLSQVLSILSFYRINLTKIQSLPIIGREWEYQFYVDVVFDNVLRYKQSIAAITPLTKELKILGEYEDGKSNV, encoded by the coding sequence ATGAAAAAGGTAGCCATTCAAGGAACATTAGGCTCGTATCACGACATCGCCGCACACAAGTACTTCGAAGGAGAAGAAATAGAGTTAATCTGTTGCGCCAACTTTGAAGACGTGTTCGGTGCCATCAAAAAAGACAGTCAGACCATAGGAATGCTGGCGATAGAAAACACCATTGCAGGTAGTTTGCTGCATAACAATGAGCTATTACGCCAAAGTGGCGCACAGATTGTCGGCGAGTACAAGCTGCGTATTTCCCATAGTTTTGTCTGCCTGCCCGATGAAGACTGGGATGATATTACCGAAGTCAACTCCCACCCTATCGCCCTGATGCAATGCCGTGAATTCCTGGGACAACACCCCGGAATCAAAGTGGTGGAAGGCGAAGATACCGCCCGCAGTGCCGAAATCATCCAACAGGAACATCTGAAAGGCCATGCAGCTATCTGCTCCAAAGCTGCTGCAGAGCGTTATGGCATGAAGGTCCTGCAGGAAGGTATCGAAACCAACAAACATAACTTCACCCGTTTCCTGGTCGTAGCCGACCCTTGGCAAGTAGATGAACTGAACCGGCATCGCAGCAAGGACGTCAACAAGGCAAGCATGGTATTCACACTTCCCCATACTGAAGGAAGCCTTTCCCAAGTATTGTCTATTTTGTCTTTCTACCGCATCAACCTGACCAAGATACAATCACTGCCCATCATCGGGCGTGAATGGGAATACCAGTTTTACGTAGATGTCGTCTTCGACAATGTACTGAGATATAAACAATCCATTGCGGCCATCACACCGCTGACCAAAGAGCTGAAAATATTAGGAGAATATGAAGATGGAAAATCAAACGTGTAG
- a CDS encoding pyridoxal phosphate-dependent aminotransferase: MKMENQTCRIKPADRLASVSEYYFSKKLKEVAQMNAEGMDVISLGIGSPDMPPSEKTIRTLCEAACNPDGHGYMPYVGIPELRRGFADWYQKWYGVALNPNTEIQPLIGSKEGILHVTLAFVNPGEQVLVPNPGYPTYTSLSKILGAEVVNYNLKEENGWMPDFDELERMDMSRVKLMWTNYPNMPTGANATPELYRKLVDFARRKDIVIVNDNPYSFILNEHPISILSIPGAKECCIEFNSMSKSHNMPGWRIGMLASNADFVQWILKVKSNIDSGMFRAMQLAAATALEAEQDWYDGNNANYRNRRQLAGEIMHTLGCTYDENQVGMFLWGKIPDSCTDVEELTEHVLHKARVFITPGFIFGSNGKRYIRISLCCKDNKLAEALKRIKDMK; encoded by the coding sequence ATGAAGATGGAAAATCAAACGTGTAGAATAAAGCCTGCCGACCGCCTGGCAAGCGTAAGCGAATACTACTTCTCGAAGAAGCTGAAAGAAGTGGCACAAATGAATGCCGAAGGAATGGATGTCATCAGCCTGGGAATCGGAAGCCCCGACATGCCGCCTTCCGAAAAGACAATCCGGACACTTTGCGAAGCTGCCTGCAATCCGGACGGACATGGTTACATGCCCTACGTAGGTATCCCCGAACTGCGCCGCGGTTTTGCGGACTGGTACCAAAAATGGTACGGTGTAGCATTGAATCCCAACACAGAGATACAACCGCTCATCGGCTCCAAAGAAGGCATCCTGCACGTGACGCTGGCCTTTGTCAACCCCGGTGAACAAGTATTGGTTCCCAATCCCGGCTATCCCACCTATACTTCATTAAGCAAGATTCTGGGTGCCGAGGTCGTGAACTATAACTTGAAAGAAGAAAACGGCTGGATGCCCGACTTCGACGAACTGGAACGGATGGACATGAGCCGTGTAAAACTGATGTGGACCAACTATCCCAATATGCCCACCGGGGCGAACGCAACACCGGAACTGTACCGGAAACTGGTGGACTTCGCACGCCGCAAGGACATCGTCATCGTAAACGACAACCCCTACAGTTTCATCCTGAACGAACATCCTATCAGCATCCTCAGCATTCCGGGTGCCAAAGAGTGCTGCATAGAATTCAATTCCATGAGCAAAAGCCACAACATGCCGGGCTGGCGTATCGGCATGCTTGCCTCGAATGCCGACTTCGTGCAATGGATATTGAAAGTAAAAAGCAACATCGACAGCGGTATGTTCCGTGCCATGCAACTGGCAGCCGCCACTGCCCTGGAAGCAGAGCAAGACTGGTATGACGGCAACAACGCGAATTACCGCAACCGCCGTCAGTTGGCAGGAGAAATTATGCATACCTTGGGTTGCACCTACGACGAAAACCAGGTAGGCATGTTCCTCTGGGGCAAAATCCCCGACAGCTGTACAGACGTGGAAGAACTGACTGAACACGTGCTGCATAAAGCCAGAGTGTTCATTACTCCCGGGTTTATCTTCGGAAGTAACGGGAAACGGTATATCCGCATCTCCCTCTGCTGTAAGGACAATAAACTGGCAGAAGCATTGAAGCGTATCAAGGACATGAAATAA
- a CDS encoding bifunctional 3-deoxy-7-phosphoheptulonate synthase/chorismate mutase type II yields the protein MELELEPITLPGVEDKRPMVIAGPCSAETEEQVMSTAKQLADKGLKLFRAGIWKPRTKPGGFEGVGVDGLAWLKEVKKETGMYVSTEVATAKHVYECLKAGIDLLWVGARTTANPFAVQEIADALKGVDIPVLVKNPVNPDLELWIGALERINNAGLKRLGAIHRGFSSYDKKLYRNLPQWHIPIELRRRIPNLPIICDPSHIGGKRELVAPLCQQAMDLGFNGLIIESHCNPDCAWSDAAQQVTPDVLDYILNLLVIRKETQSTENLSELRKQIDECDNNLIQELAKRMRVAREIGTYKKEHDMTILQTGRYNEILEKRGSQGALCGMDAEFIKKVFEAIHEESVRQQMEIINK from the coding sequence ATGGAACTCGAATTAGAACCTATCACATTACCTGGTGTTGAAGACAAACGCCCTATGGTAATAGCCGGCCCCTGCAGTGCCGAAACCGAAGAACAAGTAATGAGCACCGCCAAACAATTGGCAGACAAAGGCCTCAAGCTATTCCGTGCCGGCATCTGGAAACCGCGCACCAAACCGGGCGGCTTCGAAGGAGTAGGCGTAGACGGCCTTGCATGGCTGAAGGAGGTAAAGAAAGAAACCGGCATGTACGTTTCAACAGAAGTAGCTACCGCCAAACATGTATACGAATGCCTGAAGGCTGGAATTGACCTTCTTTGGGTAGGTGCACGTACCACCGCCAATCCTTTCGCCGTACAGGAAATTGCCGATGCACTGAAAGGCGTAGATATCCCGGTACTGGTGAAGAATCCGGTAAATCCTGACCTGGAGCTGTGGATTGGAGCTTTGGAACGTATCAACAATGCAGGCTTGAAACGTCTGGGTGCCATCCATCGCGGATTCAGCAGCTATGACAAAAAGCTCTACCGTAACTTGCCCCAATGGCATATCCCCATTGAGCTGCGCCGCCGAATTCCCAACCTTCCTATTATCTGTGACCCCAGCCACATAGGTGGAAAGCGCGAACTGGTTGCTCCACTCTGCCAGCAAGCTATGGATTTGGGCTTCAACGGACTGATTATCGAGAGCCACTGCAACCCGGACTGTGCCTGGAGCGATGCAGCCCAGCAAGTCACCCCGGATGTGCTGGATTACATCCTCAACCTGCTGGTCATCCGCAAGGAAACACAAAGCACCGAGAACCTCAGCGAATTGCGCAAGCAGATAGACGAATGCGACAACAATCTTATTCAGGAGCTGGCCAAACGGATGCGTGTGGCACGTGAAATCGGTACATACAAAAAAGAGCATGACATGACCATCCTGCAAACCGGACGCTACAACGAAATCCTCGAGAAACGCGGCTCGCAAGGCGCATTGTGTGGCATGGATGCTGAATTCATCAAAAAGGTATTTGAGGCGATACACGAAGAGAGTGTAAGACAGCAGATGGAAATTATAAATAAGTAA
- a CDS encoding prephenate dehydrogenase — protein sequence MRILILGAGKMGSFFTDILSFQHETAVFDVNPHQLRFVYNTYRFTTLEEIKDFEPELVINAVTVKYTLDAFRQVLPVLPKDCIISDIASVKTGLKKFYDESGFRYVSTHPMFGPTFASLNNLNTENAIIISEGDHLGKIFFKDLYQTMKLNIFEYTFDEHDETVAYSLSIPFVSTFVFAAVMKHQEAPGTTFKKHMAIAKGLLSEDDYLLQEILFNPRTPSQVENIRLELKNLLEIISNKDAEGMKKYLTKIREKIR from the coding sequence ATGAGAATATTAATACTTGGAGCCGGGAAAATGGGCTCTTTCTTCACAGACATCCTGAGTTTCCAGCACGAGACGGCTGTGTTCGACGTCAATCCGCACCAACTGCGTTTTGTCTACAACACCTACCGCTTCACCACACTGGAAGAAATCAAGGACTTCGAGCCGGAGCTGGTCATCAATGCCGTTACGGTGAAATACACGCTGGACGCTTTCCGCCAAGTGCTGCCGGTACTGCCCAAAGACTGCATTATCAGCGACATCGCTTCGGTAAAGACCGGATTGAAGAAATTCTACGATGAAAGCGGCTTCCGCTACGTGTCGACGCATCCTATGTTCGGTCCCACTTTTGCCAGCCTCAACAATCTGAATACGGAGAATGCCATCATCATCAGCGAAGGCGACCACTTGGGGAAAATCTTCTTCAAGGACCTCTACCAGACCATGAAGCTGAACATCTTTGAATATACCTTCGACGAGCATGATGAGACTGTGGCATACTCCTTATCCATTCCGTTTGTATCCACTTTCGTGTTTGCAGCGGTAATGAAACACCAGGAAGCTCCGGGCACCACCTTCAAAAAGCACATGGCCATTGCCAAAGGCCTGCTGAGTGAAGACGACTACCTGCTCCAGGAAATTCTCTTCAATCCGCGCACCCCCTCACAAGTGGAGAACATCCGCCTGGAACTGAAGAACCTGCTGGAAATCATCAGCAATAAGGATGCAGAAGGCATGAAGAAGTATCTGACTAAAATCAGGGAAAAGATTAGATAA
- a CDS encoding response regulator: MKIFLDKRCIINLCFLFLYLSSAFATATIVGKHRRLLIINSYNESAPWSQELITPILLQTSPIEDITADVVHMNGTFIRNDSLYIRMENGIFERFQDKKPDYLVLLGNMAFTLRERILSEWGNIPIVLIGNEDTYAPREYYFTGRPIHISNAITSPLVDLQPQYNFTFIETPYMYKETIDMMVQMLPKMKTIVFAADELYHNQDLDRLIHAYITSKYPNLHYERLIGNERNQNELQAYLLNDEPETGMLFSTWFYERKNLLGFPTLISGDFQLVASSPQPVFALRNAYVGKEGFAGGYFYDRMEVQNALSSALKQIFAGEDARNIPFTYSKKSYPFINYQQLQMDGLDTTLCPKDSVFINKPLTFWQKYQWWIICGVVLILSLLIIALVIYRFQQKKITLLSAHDTLLRNMPISYTQIEVFFDKTGQIADMSYRCGNIIFNDQFTPTTDGSQKNAFSQIEHLTHFMEMVFQEKQTVTFTHYFKQTNSFYEFILCPASQKHTLDVFAVDITARKDAENTLREINKKLEMTLGIARIIPWRWDLKEGLIYCEAQKILDHMNFTKEKNSTVQVDIIKASEYFRKIHPEDFERMHHVHENLISGKLQHIKEEYRIITEVEGRKITDWMETNAVIDQRDKNGYPISLVGSLLLITERKRQEEALIRAREKAQESDRLKSAFLANMSHEIRTPLNAIVGFSSLLTATENETERKEFISIIETNNQLLLQLVSNILDLSKIEANTLEFNYQNVDLNQLAKDVENTVRGRLQTGVALQFVPEVPVCYVQTEHNRLSQVLINLLVNAAKFTEKGEIMFGYKIRGEELYFYVKDTGIGISLENQKKIFERFTKVNTFIQGTGLGLSICKNIVTKMKGRIGVESEGEGKGSTFWFTIPYKPKEAQKENNLTLMPLLNERSKEKPIILIAEDNESNYMLFKSILQKDYELVHAWDGEEAVELHQKFHPHVVIMDINMPKMDGYEATREIRKVSKTVPIIAVTAYSFASDKEKIMQNGFNGYMSKPVDIQRLKEKLDYTIHGNFMMM; encoded by the coding sequence ATGAAAATTTTTCTAGATAAAAGATGCATAATCAATTTATGTTTCCTTTTTTTATATTTAAGTTCGGCTTTTGCCACAGCAACCATAGTCGGCAAACACCGCAGATTACTTATTATAAACTCGTACAATGAAAGCGCACCCTGGAGCCAAGAACTTATAACTCCCATCCTGCTGCAAACATCTCCTATAGAGGACATCACAGCCGATGTAGTACACATGAACGGGACGTTCATTCGTAATGACTCATTGTATATCCGGATGGAGAATGGCATTTTCGAACGTTTCCAGGATAAGAAACCCGATTATCTTGTACTTCTCGGCAACATGGCTTTTACTTTAAGGGAACGTATTTTGAGTGAGTGGGGAAATATTCCAATAGTATTGATCGGCAACGAAGACACGTATGCTCCACGGGAATATTATTTCACCGGACGTCCTATACACATTTCCAATGCCATCACATCTCCTCTGGTTGACCTGCAGCCGCAATACAACTTTACTTTTATCGAAACGCCGTATATGTACAAAGAGACCATCGACATGATGGTACAGATGCTGCCAAAAATGAAAACGATTGTATTCGCAGCAGATGAACTCTATCATAACCAAGACTTGGACCGGCTTATTCATGCCTATATAACGTCAAAGTATCCAAACCTCCACTATGAACGCTTAATAGGTAATGAAAGAAACCAAAACGAATTACAGGCATATCTGCTAAATGATGAACCGGAGACGGGTATGCTATTTTCCACATGGTTTTACGAGCGTAAGAATCTACTCGGTTTTCCTACACTCATCAGTGGAGACTTTCAGTTAGTTGCATCATCGCCTCAACCCGTATTTGCATTAAGGAATGCCTATGTGGGTAAAGAGGGGTTTGCGGGAGGATATTTCTATGACCGCATGGAAGTGCAAAACGCGCTTTCTTCAGCCCTCAAACAGATATTTGCAGGAGAGGATGCACGGAATATCCCATTTACATATAGCAAGAAATCCTATCCCTTCATCAACTACCAGCAACTGCAGATGGACGGTCTGGACACCACACTCTGTCCTAAAGACTCGGTATTCATCAATAAACCGCTTACATTCTGGCAGAAGTATCAATGGTGGATTATTTGCGGAGTAGTGTTGATACTCTCACTACTTATCATAGCTTTAGTCATTTACCGGTTCCAGCAAAAGAAAATCACCTTGCTAAGTGCCCATGATACCCTTTTACGTAATATGCCGATATCTTATACTCAAATAGAGGTTTTCTTCGACAAAACGGGACAGATAGCAGATATGAGCTATCGATGCGGCAATATTATTTTCAACGACCAGTTTACGCCAACTACCGATGGTTCACAGAAAAATGCCTTCTCCCAAATAGAGCACCTGACACATTTCATGGAAATGGTATTCCAAGAAAAGCAAACGGTAACATTTACTCATTACTTCAAACAAACAAACAGCTTTTACGAATTCATTCTTTGCCCGGCATCCCAAAAACACACTTTGGATGTCTTTGCCGTAGATATTACAGCGCGCAAAGATGCCGAAAACACATTGCGAGAGATTAATAAAAAACTGGAAATGACATTGGGCATAGCACGCATCATACCATGGCGCTGGGATTTAAAGGAGGGTCTGATTTATTGCGAAGCACAAAAGATATTAGACCACATGAACTTTACAAAGGAGAAGAACTCTACAGTCCAAGTAGATATTATCAAGGCGTCAGAATATTTCCGAAAGATACACCCGGAAGACTTCGAACGTATGCACCATGTACATGAAAATCTCATTTCAGGCAAGTTGCAGCATATCAAAGAAGAATATCGTATCATCACCGAAGTAGAAGGGCGAAAAATAACAGATTGGATGGAAACCAACGCAGTAATTGACCAGCGCGACAAGAACGGCTATCCAATATCGCTTGTCGGCTCCCTTTTACTGATAACAGAACGCAAGAGGCAAGAAGAAGCGCTTATCCGAGCACGAGAAAAAGCCCAAGAATCCGACCGGCTGAAATCTGCATTTCTAGCCAATATGAGCCACGAGATACGTACCCCCTTGAATGCCATCGTAGGATTCTCCAGCCTGCTGACTGCAACCGAAAACGAAACCGAACGCAAAGAGTTCATCAGTATCATAGAAACCAACAACCAGTTGCTATTGCAACTGGTAAGTAACATCCTGGATCTTTCAAAAATAGAAGCAAATACACTGGAATTCAATTATCAGAATGTCGACTTAAATCAGTTGGCAAAAGATGTGGAAAACACTGTACGAGGCAGACTGCAAACAGGTGTTGCCCTACAATTCGTTCCTGAAGTACCAGTTTGTTATGTACAGACAGAACATAACCGTCTCTCTCAAGTCCTCATCAACCTGCTGGTCAACGCTGCAAAATTCACAGAGAAAGGTGAGATTATGTTTGGATACAAAATCCGTGGAGAAGAACTCTATTTCTACGTAAAAGATACGGGCATAGGCATATCACTAGAGAATCAGAAGAAAATATTTGAACGGTTTACCAAAGTAAACACCTTTATACAAGGAACGGGATTAGGGCTCTCAATATGCAAAAACATTGTCACAAAAATGAAAGGACGCATCGGAGTAGAATCCGAAGGAGAAGGTAAAGGAAGTACTTTCTGGTTTACAATACCTTATAAACCGAAAGAGGCCCAAAAGGAAAATAATCTAACTTTAATGCCTCTTCTGAACGAGAGAAGCAAGGAAAAGCCTATAATCCTGATAGCAGAGGACAACGAAAGCAACTATATGCTGTTCAAGTCTATCCTACAGAAAGATTATGAGTTGGTTCATGCTTGGGATGGGGAGGAAGCCGTGGAACTCCATCAGAAGTTTCATCCGCATGTGGTCATCATGGACATCAATATGCCTAAAATGGATGGATATGAAGCTACTCGCGAAATACGTAAAGTATCCAAAACGGTACCTATCATTGCAGTAACGGCATACTCCTTTGCTTCGGACAAAGAAAAGATTATGCAGAATGGCTTTAACGGATATATGTCCAAGCCGGTTGACATACAAAGATTGAAAGAAAAACTCGACTATACAATCCACGGGAATTTTATGATGATGTAG
- the dnaG gene encoding DNA primase, with amino-acid sequence MIDQPTIDRILDAAQIYDVVSDFVTLRKRGVNYVGLCPFHDDKTPSFYVSPAKGLCKCFACGKGGNAVHFIMEHEQMSYPEALKYLAKKYGIEIKERELSSEEKIAQGERESLFIVNNFARDYFQNILKNHVDGRSIGMAYFRSRGFRDDIIEKFQLGYCTESHDALAQEALKKGYKKDYLVKTGLCYETDDHRLRDRFWGRVIFPVHTLSGKVVAFGGRVLAGATKGVKVKYVNSPESEIYHKSNELYGIYFAKQAIVKQDRCFLVEGYTDVISMHQSGIENVVASSGTALTSGQIRMIHRFTNNMTVLYDGDAAGIKASIRGIDMLLEEGMNVKVCLLPDGDDPDSFARKHNATEFQAFIQENETDFIRFKTNLLLEDAGKDPIKRAELIGNLVQSISIIPEAIVRDVYIKECAQLLHVEDKLLVSEVAKRREKQAEQQAERAERERRSANAARANAETGVNGSHTAATNPDAQQAGYPSQSLPAGLPSETPPPFPPEEEYVSFIPQEGKEGQEFYKYERLILKMVVLYGERVMCNVTNEEGQETPITVTEYIVNDLKEDELAFHNPLHRQILTEAAERIHNEGFTAERYFVAHPDPVISKLSVELISNRYQLRKSQIEQMVTDEERLYELIPRLMINFKYAIVCEELKHTLFALQNPAIANDETQCNSIMERYNELNKVKSIMAKRLGDRVILNF; translated from the coding sequence ATGATAGACCAACCCACCATAGACCGCATACTTGATGCCGCACAGATATACGATGTCGTATCAGACTTTGTCACCCTGCGCAAACGCGGTGTGAACTATGTAGGTCTGTGCCCTTTCCACGATGACAAAACCCCTTCCTTCTATGTATCCCCCGCCAAAGGGCTCTGCAAGTGTTTTGCCTGCGGAAAAGGAGGAAATGCAGTGCATTTCATCATGGAGCACGAACAGATGTCTTATCCCGAGGCGCTGAAATATCTCGCAAAAAAATACGGCATTGAAATCAAAGAACGCGAACTATCCAGCGAGGAGAAGATAGCACAGGGTGAACGGGAAAGCCTCTTCATTGTGAACAACTTTGCCCGTGACTACTTCCAGAATATCCTAAAGAACCACGTAGACGGACGGAGTATCGGCATGGCCTATTTCCGCAGCCGCGGCTTCCGGGATGACATCATCGAGAAGTTCCAGTTGGGCTATTGTACCGAGAGCCACGATGCCCTTGCCCAGGAAGCTTTGAAGAAAGGCTATAAAAAGGATTATCTTGTCAAGACCGGCCTCTGCTACGAGACGGACGACCACCGACTGCGAGACCGCTTCTGGGGGCGCGTCATCTTTCCGGTACACACTCTCTCCGGCAAGGTGGTGGCTTTTGGGGGACGTGTGCTTGCCGGCGCCACCAAAGGCGTCAAGGTGAAGTACGTCAACTCGCCTGAATCGGAGATTTACCATAAAAGCAATGAACTGTACGGCATATATTTTGCCAAACAAGCCATTGTGAAACAAGACCGTTGTTTTCTGGTCGAAGGTTATACAGACGTCATTTCCATGCACCAATCGGGCATAGAGAATGTGGTTGCCTCTTCGGGCACAGCATTGACATCCGGACAAATCCGGATGATTCATCGTTTCACCAACAATATGACAGTGCTCTACGACGGTGACGCTGCCGGTATAAAGGCCTCTATCCGAGGTATTGATATGTTGCTGGAAGAAGGCATGAACGTCAAAGTCTGCCTCCTGCCCGATGGTGACGACCCGGACTCCTTTGCACGCAAACACAATGCGACGGAGTTCCAGGCCTTCATACAAGAGAATGAAACGGACTTTATCCGCTTCAAAACCAATCTGTTGCTGGAAGATGCTGGAAAAGACCCCATCAAGCGTGCCGAGCTTATCGGAAACCTTGTGCAGAGCATTTCCATCATTCCCGAAGCCATTGTGCGTGATGTCTATATCAAGGAGTGCGCCCAATTATTGCACGTAGAAGATAAACTGCTGGTTTCTGAGGTTGCCAAGCGTCGCGAAAAGCAAGCCGAGCAACAAGCTGAGCGAGCAGAACGTGAGCGTCGGTCGGCCAATGCCGCAAGAGCCAATGCAGAAACGGGGGTCAATGGCAGTCATACTGCAGCTACCAACCCCGACGCACAACAAGCTGGCTATCCGTCCCAATCACTGCCTGCCGGTCTCCCTTCCGAAACACCTCCACCTTTTCCACCCGAGGAAGAATATGTATCCTTCATCCCGCAGGAGGGCAAGGAGGGCCAGGAGTTCTATAAATACGAACGACTTATTCTGAAGATGGTAGTGCTCTATGGTGAGCGGGTGATGTGCAATGTCACCAATGAAGAGGGGCAGGAAACCCCTATCACTGTAACTGAATATATAGTCAATGATTTAAAAGAAGACGAACTTGCCTTCCACAATCCGCTTCACCGGCAAATCCTGACAGAGGCTGCCGAACGTATCCACAATGAGGGTTTTACCGCCGAACGGTATTTTGTGGCGCATCCCGACCCCGTCATCAGCAAGCTGAGTGTGGAGCTTATCAGCAACCGCTATCAGTTAAGGAAATCACAGATAGAACAAATGGTAACGGACGAAGAACGCCTCTATGAGCTAATTCCACGGTTAATGATAAACTTCAAATATGCCATCGTCTGCGAAGAATTGAAGCATACCCTATTTGCGTTACAGAACCCTGCCATAGCCAATGATGAAACCCAGTGTAACAGCATCATGGAGCGCTACAACGAATTGAACAAAGTAAAAAGCATCATGGCAAAGCGGCTGGGAGACAGAGTCATCCTGAATTTTTAA
- the folE gene encoding GTP cyclohydrolase I FolE, whose translation MLGKEEIVSPSLDELKEHYHRILTLLGEDAGREGLQKTPERVAKAMLSLTKGYHMDPHEVLRSAKFQEEYSQMVIVKDIDFFSLCEHHMLPFYGKAHVAYIPNGYITGLSKIARVVDIFSHRLQVQERMTLQIKECIQETLNPLGVMVVVEAKHMCMQMRGVEKQNSITTTSDFTGAFNQAKTREEFMNLIRHNS comes from the coding sequence ATGTTAGGAAAAGAAGAAATTGTATCTCCTTCATTAGATGAATTGAAGGAACATTATCACCGCATCCTTACTCTGTTGGGTGAAGATGCCGGACGTGAAGGTTTGCAGAAGACACCTGAACGGGTGGCGAAGGCCATGTTGTCGTTGACGAAAGGGTATCATATGGACCCGCACGAGGTACTCCGTTCGGCCAAATTTCAAGAGGAATACAGTCAGATGGTGATTGTGAAAGACATTGACTTCTTCTCGCTTTGCGAACATCACATGCTTCCCTTCTACGGAAAGGCACATGTGGCATATATTCCTAACGGCTACATTACCGGACTGAGCAAGATAGCCCGCGTAGTGGATATTTTCTCTCACCGCCTGCAAGTGCAGGAACGTATGACTCTCCAAATAAAAGAGTGTATTCAGGAGACGCTGAATCCGCTGGGGGTTATGGTTGTTGTGGAAGCCAAACACATGTGCATGCAGATGCGCGGAGTAGAGAAACAGAACTCCATTACCACTACATCCGATTTTACCGGAGCATTCAACCAAGCGAAGACTCGCGAGGAATTTATGAATTTAATCAGGCATAATTCTTGA